Part of the Clostridium taeniosporum genome is shown below.
AACAATCTCACCTTTAGTAATAACTAATCCATTAGTAAAAGTGACACTCCCATTGATTGGATTTATTTCATTTATAACAAAATTTTCTTTATACTGTTCCATATTATTTGAAGTAACATAAAGATTATCACCCTCAGCAAATACACGACTTTCTCTATTAATCGATTTATTGTATTTTATCTCCAATTCAACCTTAGCTCTTGGTGGCTTTTTTGCTGAAACAATAATTTCATCTAAATATAAATATTTTTCAGTTCCTCTAAAGTTCTTAACCTCAAATCCTTTAACTTCTATTTTCTTAACTAATCTCTCATTATATGCATCTAATGCATCTAATACATAAACAAGATTATGCTGATCTTTATGAGTTGCAGAATAATTTAAGCAAAATAATGGTTTAAATAACTTTAGTGATTCTTGAGTAGCTTTTCCACTTAATTTTTGTGGTTCATCCATTATTAATATAGGTCTATTAGCTGATATTACATCAATGGGTTTTCTGCTTTGGAATTCATCTAACTTCTCATATATACGTCTTGCATCTTTTCCTCTAGCATTAAATGCCTGTGCATTTATTATCATCACATTTATATTAGAATCTTTACTGAAATTATCTAAATTATTTAGATGTTTGCTATCATAAACAAAATATCTTGCTTTTTTATGATAATTGTCCATAAAATGTTCTTCTGTTATTTCAAAAGTCTTTTTAACACCTTCACGAATAGCAATAGAAGGAACTACTATTATAAATTTACTAAAACCATATTTTTTATTTAACTCAAATATAGTCTTAATATAAACATAAGTTTTTCCTGTTCCCGTTTCCATTTCAACATCAAGACTGCATCTTCCTAAATGTTTAACTAATTTATTAGATAAATTTATATTATTCATAGATTGAATATTTTTAATATTTTTTAATATTTCTCCATCGTCAAGAAGAAGATCAGCATTTTCAAATCCATCACTATTTTCTATATCATTATAATAATCTTCTATTATTTCTTTAGACTTTATTTCACTATCAATTACATTAAAAAGTGAACCTTTTTCAACTACCTTTTCATTTCCTTCTGCATCTTTATACTTTATAATATTTTTCTTTTCTCTTATTCCTAAATCCCTAGTATATTTAACATGATCATTAAAAGGTTGTCCTTTAAAAACATTTATAACATTTTCTACTGCCTTTGTTTGATAATCTTGTATTTTAAACTTAAACTTCATATTATACTCCTCCTACAACACTTTTCTTATTGTATTTGGACTATATGTTTTAAATATTTGTTCAAAGTTAGTAGCTACAGAATCATTAGATAAAGAACTATCTCTAAATATTGCATAAAGTGGTTGAATTTTTGCTATCTCACTTAATACTTTATTTGTAATATCATTATCAAAGCAAGCAATAATATTACCATCTCCAACATTAAATACTTTTTTACCTTCTATTTGAATTTCTTTAATATCACTAGATAATAATTCACCTAAATCAAGCATTACTTGAAATAATAAATCTTTACTTGAACGATTTTCTTTTATATTACTTTCCAATTGTTCAATCATGTCTTGATTATAGTCATTTGGATTGTAATAAACGTCTTTCATGTTACTTGAATCTAACTTAAGAACTCTAAATCCAATATCTAAAGTATCTGCTTTATCTGGGTTTTCTTCTTTTATTTTTTTACCAGCTCTTTTAATACGCTCTTTTCCTATTTCACATATATTTTTATATCCTGCTTTAAATGCTTCTGATTTTTTATCTGTTTCTTCTGGAAGTTGAACCATTATGAATTTGCGATTTCCTCCATTTTCTGCATTTAATTGCATAACTGCATGAGCTGTTGTTGCTGAGCCTGAAAAGAAATCTAAAATAATCATTTTATCATCATAAAACCCTAAGGTATTTATTAAATATTTTATTAAAGTTATTGGTTTAGGATAACTCATTATCGCTTCTTTACCAAATAATTCCATTGATTCACTATAGGCATCTTCATTTGTACCAATTCCTAACTTTGAATTTAAAATAGTAGTTGGTCTTTTTACCTTTTCTTTTTGATTTGACCTTAATACATTAAATCCATATTTTGTTGATAAAGCAATTCTTGTTCCTAATTTTAATTCTTCTTTAAGCTTATTTTGTGTCCAAACGAAAGGTCCTTCAACTTTAAATTCAGTTATTATAATACCATTACTAACTTTAAAATTTGTTATAAAATTAAGTGAAGATGTACCATTTCCATATCTTCCACTGTTATAAACTCCATCAACTAATTTGGTTTCTACTTTATTTGGTGGTATTTCTAAAACCTTTTGTGAGTTTGTCCTTTTTGCTAGAGGCTGCCATTTATCTGAATATGCATCTTCTCCAAATAATTCTATATTATTTATATATTTTGAATAACAAAGAATATATTCTGTCATATTTCTTACTGTTTTAGATAAATGACTGCCCTTTTTCTTTTTAATCCACGTAAAACATGAAACAAAATTTCCTTCGCCATATATTTCATTGCATATCTTTTTTAAATTATCAACTTCATTATCATCAATACTAATAAAAATAACTCCATCATCACTCAATAAATCCTTAGCTAACTTTAACCTAGGATACATCATATTAAGCCAATCAGTATGGAACTTACCATTACTCTCACTATTTTTTCTAATATCATAATTTATATTTCCATCTTCATCATACTGTCCACTTACTTCACTAAATTCATCACTGCTCATAGTAAAATTATCTGGATATACAAAGCTATCATTTCCAGTATTGTATGGTGGATCTATATATATCATTTTTACTTTATTAAGATAAGTTTCTTGAAGAAGTTTTAATACTTCTAAATTATCTCCTTCAATATAAAGATTTTTAGTTTTATCAAAATCAACACTTTCTTTTTTACAAGGTCTTAATGTTTTATTTATTGAAGAATTAGCTCTTAATATTGCTTCCTTTTTTCCTGGCCAATTCATTTGATATCTTTCTTCTCTTCCTTCAACTATAAATTTTGATAGCTCTTGCTTTAATATATCAAAATCTATAGCTTTTTCAATTATTAGTTTATTATTCTCATCATGTCCTTTGATAGTTTCTGTAACGGTGTTAGGAAATAATCTTCCTATACTATCAATATTTATATTAACTTTATTTTTAGTCTTCATTTTAAGCTTTTCCATTATTAGTTATCTCCCTCAAGTACCTGTGATTTTTCTTTTTGTTTTCGTATTTCTTTGCCTATATCGAATTTTTTTCTTAGTTAGGCTTCTTTAAAGGCTTTTTTCTCTAAAGTATTTATTCACTTTTTTTAGTTTTTCTATATTATTAAATCTTTCTAAAAAGCAATTTACTTCTTTATTTTCTCTAGATTTCAAGTTAACTAAATTAAAAATTAAGTTTTTATATAATTCAGATATATTCATGCAATAAGGTAATTCTTTTAATTCTTCCTTATTCCACTTACTTTCATATCCTAATTCACTAGTTGTAAAATTTTTAACTAACATATATGTAATGTTGTTTATATCTCCCAAAATGAAATAAAATTAGACTTAGAACTATTTTAAATATTAGATTTAAATTTAACCTTTTGTCTAATTTATGAGTGCCATATAATGTGCTTTCTCTTGTCTCATGTGATATGTAAAATTTCTTACTTTCTTTTTATATCATTACCTAACAATTTATTTTGGTTGTTTATTATCTCATAGAATTGTCCCTTAATATTATATAAGTTCTATAGATATTTTAACATTTTAATTACTTTATTGTAATATTTTATTAAAATTTCATTTAAATATCTTTTTATCCATAATAAAAAGCACTCAATTCACTAACATTGAATGCTTTTATCATAGTTCAACCTATATTCGATTATAATCTAAAATTTGCTAATGCTAATTTTTATAAATGATATAAGAATGTAGAAAAGTGATCATTTAAGGCTGTATAAGTTAGAAGATTTTCATAAACTAAAGCCAATTATGGAGGGAAGTAATTTGAAAATAAATAAAAGCCAAATAACTAGAAAACTTAATGTTGCTCATCTAACCATAGGCAAATATTTAAATAGATATAAAATGTATTTTTAGCATTTAATAAAAGATATTACTGGATGTTAAAATCTCCAGTAATATTTTAATAACAAATTTGTAAACTACACAAGATTATCTTGAGTCTCGTACTATGCTTTACTGTATACCTCTTACTTAGTATTATAAAGATTATTTTTAATTATTTTCCTTAATTTCTTCTCATTTTCTTATCAAAATTATATTGAATAGTATTTACCTATTCTTTTTATATATATTTTTTGTTTGCTCTTTATTGTTTTTTCAATAATTCTAATATCCATACTATATTTATCCATGTCTTTCCAAAAACTATAAAAACTTCTTTTAAAAATATATGATAAAAATACGAATAAAATCGATAAAATTAATACTGCTATAATTAATTTAAAGAATTCAAAGCTAAAAATATTTGTTACTTTCGTTAAAACCAAACCTATCATTGTCAATATAATATAGATTGAAATAATAAAAAACACCCATATTTCTACAAGTGTCATCTAGTTACTTAATCTAGTTTAAATACAAATTAGTTCAATAATTTATTATCACTATTTATAATTTTTTTATTATGTTGAATTTTAGTTATTTTTAAATATACCTTATATTTAATTTTAAATTCCTCTACATCATAAATTGTACAATATAAATTATCAAAAATATCCTTACATTCTATTTTTATTTTTTCTACATTTCCTTCCATTCTATTTCCTTGAGAATTTTTTATTGAATACTCTCTTATAATTCCATCTTTCTCCAATAAATTGATATAGAAATCACTAATATTAGAATTATTTTTAGTTATTAAACTTATTTTTATATCTTTAGCAATCCCTATTCCTACATTTTTTATTTCCTTTAAATTTACATCTGTATTATGTATTGTGCCGATATTAAATCTCACTTCTTTAGCATAATCTGTACCTAAATCTTGTTCTTTTAATATTAATATTGGTTTATTTCGTTTTACATCTTCAAAATAATCTTTATCCATTATATTTTTCTTATTTTCTTGTTGAATTTTTCTTGTTTCTTCTGTAGTTATAACAACAGCTATTAAAGTTCCTATACCTCCAACAAATCCTCCTGACAGACATCCTATTGCTGAATAATATAGCTTATAATC
Proteins encoded:
- a CDS encoding site-specific DNA-methyltransferase produces the protein MEKLKMKTKNKVNINIDSIGRLFPNTVTETIKGHDENNKLIIEKAIDFDILKQELSKFIVEGREERYQMNWPGKKEAILRANSSINKTLRPCKKESVDFDKTKNLYIEGDNLEVLKLLQETYLNKVKMIYIDPPYNTGNDSFVYPDNFTMSSDEFSEVSGQYDEDGNINYDIRKNSESNGKFHTDWLNMMYPRLKLAKDLLSDDGVIFISIDDNEVDNLKKICNEIYGEGNFVSCFTWIKKKKGSHLSKTVRNMTEYILCYSKYINNIELFGEDAYSDKWQPLAKRTNSQKVLEIPPNKVETKLVDGVYNSGRYGNGTSSLNFITNFKVSNGIIITEFKVEGPFVWTQNKLKEELKLGTRIALSTKYGFNVLRSNQKEKVKRPTTILNSKLGIGTNEDAYSESMELFGKEAIMSYPKPITLIKYLINTLGFYDDKMIILDFFSGSATTAHAVMQLNAENGGNRKFIMVQLPEETDKKSEAFKAGYKNICEIGKERIKRAGKKIKEENPDKADTLDIGFRVLKLDSSNMKDVYYNPNDYNQDMIEQLESNIKENRSSKDLLFQVMLDLGELLSSDIKEIQIEGKKVFNVGDGNIIACFDNDITNKVLSEIAKIQPLYAIFRDSSLSNDSVATNFEQIFKTYSPNTIRKVL